A section of the Xiphias gladius isolate SHS-SW01 ecotype Sanya breed wild chromosome 8, ASM1685928v1, whole genome shotgun sequence genome encodes:
- the hal gene encoding histidine ammonia-lyase has protein sequence MPRFTVHIRDEWLAVPCRDTTNTIRWLGQEALKRYIKNKPDNGGIAAVKDTRFVVRRCQGLGLLDADDSIEDVLEDNDFVELAIEGDTMSPDFIPCEPGVSHLTAAYKEPGEYISLDGSSLTSTDLVNLGRGLYKIKLTPEAERKVVQSRDLLDTIVKENKVVYGITTGFGKFARTVIPVSKLKELQENLVRSHSAGVGNPLSPERTRMLLALRINILAKGHSGISLETLHAMIQAFNASCLSFVPEKGTVGASGDLAPLSHLALGLMGEGKMWSPKSGWADAKYVLEAHGLKPISLKPKEGLALINGTQMITSLGAEAVERAQAIAQQADIIAALTLEVLKGTTKAFDSEIHMLRPHPGQIEVALRFRSLLDSDHHPSQIAESHRFCDRVQDAYTMRCCPQVHGITNDTIKFVQNIINTEINSATDNPMVFAERGETISGGNFHGEYPAKALDFLAIGVHELASISERRIERLCNPSLSELPAFLVNEGGLNSGFMIAHCTAAALVSENKVLCHPSSVDSLSTSAATEDHVSMGGWAARKALRVIEHVEQVLAIELLAACQGIEFLRPLRTTTPLEKVYELVRSVVKPWIKDRFMSPDIEAVHRLLLDQKVWNVAKPYIDKYQTEYIPESRPVSPTAFSLDSPASPRKRVRHE, from the exons ATGCCTCGTTTTACCGTCCACATCCGAGATGAGTGGCTGGCAGTGCCGTGCCGGGACACCACCAACACCATCCGTTGGCTCGGGCAAGAGGCGCTCAAACGCTACATCAAAAATAAGCCAGACAACGGCGGCATCGCGGCCGTGAAGGACACTCGTTTCGTTGTGCGCAGGTGCCAGGGTTTGGGCTTGTTGGACGCGGATGACTCCATCGAGGATGTACTGGAGGATAATGACTTTGTCGAGCTTG CTATTGAAGGAGATACCATGTCTCCCGACTTTATCCCCTGTGAGCCTGGAGTTTCTCATCT TACAGCGGCATACAAAGAACCCGGAGAA TATATTTCCTTGGATGGCAGCAGCCTGACATCGACGGATTTGGTTAACTTAGGCAGGGGACTCTACAAGATAAAG CTGACGCCGgaggcagaaagaaaagttGTGCAATCCAGAGACCTTTTGGACACCattgtcaaagaaaacaaag TTGTCTATGGAATCACAACAGGATTTGGAAAGTTTGCCCGAACTGTCATTCCTGTCAGCAAGCTCAA GGAGCTGCAGGAGAACTTGGTGCGGTCACACTCAGCAG GTGTGGGAAACCCGTTAAGCCCAGAGAGGACCCGCATGCTGCTTGCTCTGAGGATCAATATTCTGGCCAAAGGGCACAGTGGGATTTCTCTGGAAACCCTTCATGCCATGATCCAGGCCTTCAACG CTTCCTGCCTCTCCTTTGTCCCAGAGAAGGGAACAGTGGGTGCTAGCGGAGACCTGGCACCCCTCTCTCACCTGGCCCTGGGGCTGATGGGAGAGGGTAAAATGTGGTCTCCGAAGAGCGGATGGGCAGATGCCAAATAT GTCCTGGAAGCCCATGGACTGAAGCCAATATCACTAAAGCCTAAAGAG GGCCTTGCTCTGATCAACGGGACCCAGATGATTACCTCTCTGGGGGCGGAGGCCGTGGAGCGAGCCCAGGCGATCGCCCAGCAGGCAGACATCATTGCTGCTCTCACCCTGGAGGTGCTAAAGGGAACCACCAAGGCTTTTGACAGTG AAATCCATATGCTGCGGCCCCACCCAGGACAGATAGAGGTGGCCCTGCGCTTCCGCTCATTGCTGGACTCCGATCACCATCCATCTCAGATTGCAG agagcCACCGTTTCTGTGACCGAGTCCAGGATGCCTACACCATGCGATGCTGTCCTCAG GTTCATGGAATCACCAATGACACAATAAAATTTGTCCAGAACATCATCAATACAGAAATCAACAGTGCCACTGACAACCCT ATGGTGTTTGCGGAAAGAGGTGAGACCATTTCAGGTGGGAATTTCCATGGAGAATATCCAGCTAAG GCCCTAGACTTTTTAGCCATTGGGGTCCATGAGCTGGCCTCTATCAGTGAGAGGAGGATCGAGAGGTTGTGTAACCCCTCTCTGAGTGAGCTGCCTGCCTTCCTCGTCAATGAGGGAGGACTCAACTCAGGCTTCATGATTGCCCACTGTACCGCTGCTGCCTTGG TTTCAGAGAATAAAGTTTTGTGTCATCCATCTTCGGTGGACTCCTTGTCCACTAGTGCGGCCACAGAGGACCATGTGTCTATGGGAGGCTGGGCTGCTAGGAAGGCCCTGAGGGTCATAGAGCATGTGGAGCAAG TTCTTGCTATAGAGCTGCTAGCTGCCTGTCAGGGTATTGAGTTCCTCCGCCCACTTCGTACCACCACTCCACTAGAGAAGGTCTATGAACTTGTGCGCAGTGTGGTCAA ACCGTGGATTAAAGACAGATTCATGTCTCCAGACATTGAAGCTGTGCACCGTCTCCTACTTGACCAGAAG GTGTGGAATGTGGCCAAACCTTATATTGACAAGTATCAGACAGAGTACATCCCTGAGTCCCGTCCCGTCTCTCCGACTGCCTTCTCCCTGGACTCTCCAGCATCACCGAGGAAGCGTGTCCGTCATGAGTGA